One part of the Pseudemcibacter aquimaris genome encodes these proteins:
- a CDS encoding 16S rRNA (uracil(1498)-N(3))-methyltransferase — MSNKSSRTRLFINEAFIKGSEFLVDGNQGHYLVNVLRVREGELVTLFNGDQGEWHAEITKVKKGKAFLVILDKVADQTSDPDLWYIFAPVKKARVDYMIQKATELGVGYIRPVMTQHTNLDRIKDEKIIANMIEAAEQCGRMTVPQLDVMTSLDDLLENWPDDRGLIFCDEAGDAKPFIQIEKKFDKWAILIGPEGGFSAEERALIREHQNSIPVTLGPRILRADTAAVAAISLWQSYIGDWQHE; from the coding sequence ATAAAAGTTCAAGAACGCGTCTATTTATCAATGAAGCCTTTATCAAAGGATCGGAATTTCTGGTTGATGGTAATCAGGGGCATTATCTGGTGAATGTTTTAAGGGTGCGTGAAGGTGAATTGGTCACACTTTTTAACGGTGATCAGGGTGAATGGCATGCTGAAATCACCAAAGTTAAAAAGGGGAAAGCTTTTTTAGTTATATTGGATAAGGTCGCCGACCAAACCAGTGATCCTGATTTATGGTACATTTTTGCACCCGTTAAAAAAGCACGTGTCGATTATATGATCCAAAAAGCAACGGAACTTGGTGTAGGGTATATTCGCCCTGTGATGACACAGCACACCAATTTGGACCGTATCAAGGATGAAAAAATTATTGCCAATATGATTGAGGCTGCCGAACAATGTGGGCGTATGACCGTACCGCAACTTGACGTCATGACGTCACTGGATGATTTACTTGAAAATTGGCCAGATGATAGAGGATTGATTTTCTGTGATGAAGCGGGCGATGCTAAACCATTCATTCAAATAGAAAAGAAATTTGATAAGTGGGCAATTCTAATCGGCCCCGAAGGTGGGTTTTCCGCCGAAGAAAGAGCTTTGATCAGAGAACATCAAAATAGCATTCCGGTCACACTTGGACCACGAATTTTAAGGGCGGATACCGCGGCCGTTGCGGCAATATCGTTATGGCAATCATACATAGGGGACTGGCAGCATGAATAA